In Gymnogyps californianus isolate 813 chromosome 1, ASM1813914v2, whole genome shotgun sequence, the following are encoded in one genomic region:
- the SYNGR1 gene encoding synaptogyrin-1 isoform X2 produces MDGGAFGAGKAGGAFDPHAFIRQPHTLLRLLSWVFSIVVFGSIVNEGYVNRLHETEEHCIFNRNRNACNYGITVGVLAFLSCLLYLALDAYFPQISSVKDRKKAVLSDIGVSAFWAFLWFVGFCFLTNQWQASKEEDNPLNEGGDAARAAITFSFFSIFTWGFLTFLAFRRLRDITFQEEYNTLFPNSPSLLP; encoded by the exons ATGGACGGGGGCGCCTTCGGAGCGGGGAAAGCCGGCGGCGCCTTCGACCCGCACGCCTTCATCCGGCAGCCGCACACCCTCCTGCGGCTCCTCTCCTGG gtGTTCTCCATCGTGGTGTTCGGCTCCATTGTCAATGAAGGGTACGTGAACCGCTTGCACGAGACAGAGGAGCACTGCATTTTCAACCGCAATCGCAATGCCTGCAACTATGGCATTACCGTGGGTGTCCTCgccttcctcagctgccttctttACCTGGCTCTGGATGCCTACTTCCCGCAGATCAGCAGCGTCAAGGACCGCAAGAAGGCAGTGCTCTCGGACATCGGAGTCTCGG CCTTTTGGGCATTCCTCTGGTTCGTTGGCTTCTGCTTTCTGACCAACCAGTGGCAAGCTTCAAAAGAAGAGGACAACCCATTGAATGAGGGAGGGGATGCAGCCCGAGCAGCCATCACGTTCTCGTTCTTCTCCATCTTCACCTGG GGCTTCCTCACGTTTCTGGCTTTCCGGAGACTGAGAGACATTACTTTTCAGGAAGAATACAACACCCTGTTCCCTAACTCCCCGTCCTTGCTGCCTTAG
- the TAB1 gene encoding TGF-beta-activated kinase 1 and MAP3K7-binding protein 1 isoform X1, whose amino-acid sequence MAAQRRSLLQSEQQPSWTDDLPSCHLSGVGSAPNRSYSADGKGTEGHPLEDNWLKFRSENNCYLYGVFNGYDGNRVTNFVGQRLSAELLLGQLHADHSDADVRRVLLQAFDVVERSFLESIDDALAEKASLQSQLPEGVPHHQLPPQYQKIVERLKVVEQEISGGAMAIVAVVLNNKLYIANVGTNRALLCKSTVDGLQVTQLNVDHTTENEDELFRFSQLGLDAGKIKQVGTIRGQESTRRIGDYKVKYGYTDIELLSAAKSKPIIAEPEIHGGHSLDGVTGFLVLMSEGLYKALEAAHGPGQANQEIAAMIATEFAKQTSLDAVAQAVVDRVKRIHCDTFASGGERSKFCPRHEDMTLLVRNFGYPLGEMSQPTLTPTQGGRVYPVSVPYSSSQSTSKTSVTLSLVMPSQGQMVNGAHSSSTLDEATPTLTNQSPTVTLQSTNTHTQSSSSSSDGGLFRSRPTHSLQPDEDGRVEPYVDFAEFYRLWNMDHGEQGALTVS is encoded by the exons ATGGCGGCGCAGAGGAGGAGTCTGCTGCAGAGT GAACAGCAGCCCAGTTGGACAGACGACTTGCCATCCTGCCATCTCTCCGGGGTGGGCTCAGCTCCAAACCGCTCCTACAGTGCAGATGGCAAGGGGACAGAGGGTCACCCCTTGGAAGATAACTGGTTAAAATTCAG GAGTGAGAACAACTGCTACCTCTATGGTGTCTTCAATGGCTATGATGGCAACCGAGTCACCAACTTCGTGGGTCAGAGACTCTCTGCAGAATTGCTGCTGGGCCAGCTACATGCAGATCACAGCGATGCTGATGTGCGTCGAGTTCTGCTGCAG GCTTTTGATGTGGTGGAAAGAAGTTTCCTGGAGTCCATTGATGATGCCTTGGCAGAGAAGGCCAGTCTGCAGTCCCAGCTACCAGAG GGTGTCCCTCACCACCAGCTGCCTCCTCAGTACCAGAAGATTGTGGAGAGATTGAAGGTTGTAGAGCAGGAGATCTCTGGAGGAGCCATGGCTATTGTGGCTGTTGTTCTCAACAACAAGCTCTATATCGCCAATGTGG GTACCAATCGGGCACTGTTATGCAAGTCCACGGTGGATGGGCTGCAGGTGACTCAGCTCAACGTGGACCATACGACAGAGAATGAGGATGAACTTTTTCGCTTCTCCCAGCTGG GCTTGGatgcagggaaaataaaacaagtggGAACTATTCGTGGGCAGGAAAGCACTCGGCGCATTGGAGATTACAAAGTCAAATACGGCTATACTGATATTGAACTGCTCAG TGCTGCTAAATCTAAGCCCATCATAGCAGAGCCTGAAATCCACGGAGGGCACTCGCTGGATGGGGTGACTGGCTTCTTGGTGCTCATGTCTGAAGGGCTCTACAAAGCACTGGAGGCAGCTCATGGGCCTGGGCAGGCCAACCAG GAAATCGCAGCCATGATAGCCACAGAGTTTGCCAAGCAGACGTCGCTGGATGCTGTGGCACAAGCAGTAGTGGACCGGGTTAAGCGGATCCACTGTGACACTTTTGCCAGTGGGGGGGAACGCTCCAAGTTCTGTCCCCGGCATGAAGACATGACGCTGCTTGTGAGGAATTTTGGGTACCCCCTGGGTGAGATGAGCCAGCCCACGCTGACACCCACGCAAG GAGGCCGTGTCTACCCAGTCTCTGTGCCATATTCCAGTTCCCAAAGCACAAGCAAGACGAGTGTCACGCTGTCTCTTGTCATGCCTTCCCAAGGCCAGATGGTCAACGGTGCCCACAGCAGCTCAACTCTGGATGAAGCCACCCCCACACTCACTAA CCAAAGCCCAACTGTGACGCTCCAGTCGACTAATACTCACACGCAGAGTAGCAGCTCAAGTTCAGATGGGGGTCTCTTCCGCTCCCGACCCACCCACTCGCTCCAGCCAGATGAAGATGGGCGTGTGGAGCCCTACGTGGATTTTGCAGAGTTTTACCGGCTTTGGAACATGGACCATGGCGAGCAGGGAGCACTGACTGTGTCCTAA
- the TAB1 gene encoding TGF-beta-activated kinase 1 and MAP3K7-binding protein 1 isoform X2 translates to MAAQRRSLLQSEQQPSWTDDLPSCHLSGVGSAPNRSYSADGKGTEGHPLEDNWLKFRSENNCYLYGVFNGYDGNRVTNFVGQRLSAELLLGQLHADHSDADVRRVLLQAFDVVERSFLESIDDALAEKASLQSQLPEGVPHHQLPPQYQKIVERLKVVEQEISGGAMAIVAVVLNNKLYIANVGTNRALLCKSTVDGLQVTQLNVDHTTENEDELFRFSQLGLDAGKIKQVGTIRGQESTRRIGDYKVKYGYTDIELLSAAKSKPIIAEPEIHGGHSLDGVTGFLVLMSEGLYKALEAAHGPGQANQEIAAMIATEFAKQTSLDAVAQAVVDRVKRIHCDTFASGGERSKFCPRHEDMTLLVRNFGYPLGEMSQPTLTPSPFSGGRVYPVSVPYSSSQSTSKTSVTLSLVMPSQGQMVNGAHSSSTLDEATPTLTNQSPTVTLQSTNTHTQSSSSSSDGGLFRSRPTHSLQPDEDGRVEPYVDFAEFYRLWNMDHGEQGALTVS, encoded by the exons ATGGCGGCGCAGAGGAGGAGTCTGCTGCAGAGT GAACAGCAGCCCAGTTGGACAGACGACTTGCCATCCTGCCATCTCTCCGGGGTGGGCTCAGCTCCAAACCGCTCCTACAGTGCAGATGGCAAGGGGACAGAGGGTCACCCCTTGGAAGATAACTGGTTAAAATTCAG GAGTGAGAACAACTGCTACCTCTATGGTGTCTTCAATGGCTATGATGGCAACCGAGTCACCAACTTCGTGGGTCAGAGACTCTCTGCAGAATTGCTGCTGGGCCAGCTACATGCAGATCACAGCGATGCTGATGTGCGTCGAGTTCTGCTGCAG GCTTTTGATGTGGTGGAAAGAAGTTTCCTGGAGTCCATTGATGATGCCTTGGCAGAGAAGGCCAGTCTGCAGTCCCAGCTACCAGAG GGTGTCCCTCACCACCAGCTGCCTCCTCAGTACCAGAAGATTGTGGAGAGATTGAAGGTTGTAGAGCAGGAGATCTCTGGAGGAGCCATGGCTATTGTGGCTGTTGTTCTCAACAACAAGCTCTATATCGCCAATGTGG GTACCAATCGGGCACTGTTATGCAAGTCCACGGTGGATGGGCTGCAGGTGACTCAGCTCAACGTGGACCATACGACAGAGAATGAGGATGAACTTTTTCGCTTCTCCCAGCTGG GCTTGGatgcagggaaaataaaacaagtggGAACTATTCGTGGGCAGGAAAGCACTCGGCGCATTGGAGATTACAAAGTCAAATACGGCTATACTGATATTGAACTGCTCAG TGCTGCTAAATCTAAGCCCATCATAGCAGAGCCTGAAATCCACGGAGGGCACTCGCTGGATGGGGTGACTGGCTTCTTGGTGCTCATGTCTGAAGGGCTCTACAAAGCACTGGAGGCAGCTCATGGGCCTGGGCAGGCCAACCAG GAAATCGCAGCCATGATAGCCACAGAGTTTGCCAAGCAGACGTCGCTGGATGCTGTGGCACAAGCAGTAGTGGACCGGGTTAAGCGGATCCACTGTGACACTTTTGCCAGTGGGGGGGAACGCTCCAAGTTCTGTCCCCGGCATGAAGACATGACGCTGCTTGTGAGGAATTTTGGGTACCCCCTGGGTGAGATGAGCCAGCCCACGCTGACACC ttctcccttctcaGGAGGCCGTGTCTACCCAGTCTCTGTGCCATATTCCAGTTCCCAAAGCACAAGCAAGACGAGTGTCACGCTGTCTCTTGTCATGCCTTCCCAAGGCCAGATGGTCAACGGTGCCCACAGCAGCTCAACTCTGGATGAAGCCACCCCCACACTCACTAA CCAAAGCCCAACTGTGACGCTCCAGTCGACTAATACTCACACGCAGAGTAGCAGCTCAAGTTCAGATGGGGGTCTCTTCCGCTCCCGACCCACCCACTCGCTCCAGCCAGATGAAGATGGGCGTGTGGAGCCCTACGTGGATTTTGCAGAGTTTTACCGGCTTTGGAACATGGACCATGGCGAGCAGGGAGCACTGACTGTGTCCTAA
- the SYNGR1 gene encoding synaptogyrin-1 isoform X1, with amino-acid sequence MDGGAFGAGKAGGAFDPHAFIRQPHTLLRLLSWVFSIVVFGSIVNEGYVNRLHETEEHCIFNRNRNACNYGITVGVLAFLSCLLYLALDAYFPQISSVKDRKKAVLSDIGVSAFWAFLWFVGFCFLTNQWQASKEEDNPLNEGGDAARAAITFSFFSIFTWVGQAFLAYQRFRLGADSALFSQDYMDPSQDSGMPYAPYTNEEDATDAVGTYQQPPPADAFDTETQGYQTQNY; translated from the exons ATGGACGGGGGCGCCTTCGGAGCGGGGAAAGCCGGCGGCGCCTTCGACCCGCACGCCTTCATCCGGCAGCCGCACACCCTCCTGCGGCTCCTCTCCTGG gtGTTCTCCATCGTGGTGTTCGGCTCCATTGTCAATGAAGGGTACGTGAACCGCTTGCACGAGACAGAGGAGCACTGCATTTTCAACCGCAATCGCAATGCCTGCAACTATGGCATTACCGTGGGTGTCCTCgccttcctcagctgccttctttACCTGGCTCTGGATGCCTACTTCCCGCAGATCAGCAGCGTCAAGGACCGCAAGAAGGCAGTGCTCTCGGACATCGGAGTCTCGG CCTTTTGGGCATTCCTCTGGTTCGTTGGCTTCTGCTTTCTGACCAACCAGTGGCAAGCTTCAAAAGAAGAGGACAACCCATTGAATGAGGGAGGGGATGCAGCCCGAGCAGCCATCACGTTCTCGTTCTTCTCCATCTTCACCTGG GTGGGCCAGGCATTCCTGGCGTATCAGCGGTTCCGGCTGGGTGCCGATTCGGCCCTCTTCTCCCAGGACTACATGGACCCAAGCCAGGACTCCGGCATGCCTTATGCTCCCTACACGAATGAGGAGGATGCTACAGATGCAGTGGGGACGTACCAGCAGCCCCCTCCGGCAGATGCTTTCGACACTGAGACACAGGGGTACCAAACGCAGAACTACTGA